AACTGCGCTTTTTAATGAGATTTAAACGAGAGAGCAGGAATCTCTCTTTTTTTATTGCAAATACTCCCAACGACAGGATGGAAATGTTCTGGTAGTTTATAAAAGAACGGTCGTGCATGGGCCCGCCGGCCGGTAGTAGAAACGCAAAAAAGCAAAAGAAGGAAAGAGGGAGTGGACGTATGAATGAACAATTAATTATCTGTATTGTGATTTTTGCAGTAACCTTACTCAGCTACATTTTAAACAGGATACCCATGTGGGTTACATCCCTGTTGTCGCTGGCAGCCCTGTATGTTACCGGATGCATAGATTCTGCCGGGGCGTTGTCCGGCTTCTCCAACACGAATACGATCTTGATGGGTACCATGTTTGTTGTGGCTGCCGGATTCCGCCGGACTTCCATGGTGGATACCATGTGCAAAGGACTTATGAAGATGACCCGCGGCTCGTTCCGCATGGCTTATCTTGGATATTTGATCCTGGCAGCCATCCTGACGAATTTTATTGCAAGCCCCATGGTCGTTTATGCGATCGTGTCCCCGCTTTTGGCGGCTCTCTGCGATAATACGGGAACCAGCCGGTCCAAAATGATGTTTCCCATGATGGTCGTCTGTGTATCCTGCTGTGGGATACTTCCGCTTCCGACTGCGATCCAGATGGCAGGGCAGTTCAGCGGATTTTTAGAGACTTACGGTTTTGATATGGTGTTCCAGCCGGTGAATTTCCTGATCGGGGCATGGCCGGTCCTGTTTGTATCCATTCTCTGGGCGCTGTTTTTAGGACCGAAATTCTGTCCGGAGGAACCGGTGCTTCCGATCACCACAAAAGCGGACAAGGGACAGACTGGGCAGCAGAAGCTTTCTCCTTTTGCGGATAAGGCAGGAATCCTGATCTTTTTCGTGACGATTTTTGCACTGATCTTTTCGGCCCAGCTTCACCTGGCTACCTGGCTGATCGCTCTGGTGGGAAGCCTGCTGATGGTCTTGGTGGGAACCGTGGACCAGAAAGCGGCTCTCCGGGATATTCCGTGGGATATGCTGATGTTGTTTGCGGGAGCCCTTGCACTTGGAAACGGTCTGACAGCTACGGGAGCAGGTGATGCCATCGGCAACTGGCTTGCAGTCGCAGTGGGTGGAACACATAACAACTATGTGTTAGGCGCGTTGTTCTTCCTTATTCCGTTCTGCATTACACAGTTTATGCTGAACCGTGCGGTGTCGGCTGTATTTGTCCCGATCTGCCTGCTCACATGCCAGGCGCTGGGCGCCAATCCCATTGGACTGATCCTTCTGGTCAATGCGGGAAGCCTGACCGCTTTCCTGACTCCCATGGCAACCCCGGCTGTTGCCATGTGTATGAGCGACGGAGGATATGATCTGAAGACGATTATAAAAAGTGGTTCCCTGATCACGCTGATCCTTCCCGTTGTGTATATTTTTTATACCATGACGGTGTTCCCGGCGTTTTAACAGGTGATGGCAGCGGGAGGAGAACCGACAAAATTTCACAGGGAATATATCATTTCAGGAGGTCACAGATGAAAATAACAGACGTGAAACTTATATTTGCAAAGCATTATCTTTTTGTCCATGTCTGCACCGATGAAGGAATCACCGGTCTGGGCGAGGCGGGAAACTGGGGGTATCTGGATGCCACGGCGGCGGCTGTCAGAAAGTTCATCCCCTATTTGATCGGAAAAGATCCATTTCGCATCGAAGACATCAATCAGAATTTATACCGTTCCGTGTATTTCCGCGGTTCCGTGATCATGAGCGCCATCTCTGCGATCGATATTGCCCTCTGGGATATCAAGGGCAAAAAGCTGGGAGTGCCGGTCTTTGAGCTGTTGGGGGGAAGGGTTCGGGAGAAAGTCCGTGTATATGCCTCGCCCATGAGTAAAGCCACGGATCCTGACACGCTGGTATCCGGGTACCGGGAGCTGAAAAAGCAGGGATTTAACGCTGCAAAGATCTTTGTAAACGGTCCGGTGCGCAGTCAGGATGGACGGGACGAGTTCTTTTCCGGACGGGTGGAGGATGAACTGGAGAAGGTCCGAATCTGCCGGGAGGCCGTGGGCCCGGATTTTGATCTGATCCTGGAGGTTCACCGGGGAATGACTATGCCGGAAGCAGTCGCCTTTGGCCGTGAGGTTGCAAAATACCGTCCGATGGTGTTGGAGGACCCGGTTACCCCGGATAATATTGATACCATGGCGGAGGTGGCTTCCAGGGTCCATGTCCCCATCGCCACAGGGGAACGGTTCATAAACTTAAAGGAGTTTGAGATGCTTCTGTGCCGTCATGCGGCCCAGTATATCCGTCCGGATGTATGTGCCGTGGGCGGGATCACAACCAGCAAAAAGATCTGCGCGGTTGCGGAGGCCCATGACGTGCTTGTCATACCCCACAATCCTTTAGGGCCTGTGTCCACAGCTGCCTGCCTTCAGATCTGTGCTTCGATTCCCAACCTGGGGATCCAGGAGCTTCCGGAATTCTGCTTAAACGGTGCAGAGGATGCAATGGTGAAGCAGCCCCTGCGCTTTGAGAACGGCTGCATGCTGATCCCTGATGCACCAGGTATCGGAGTTGAACTGGCGGAGGATGCCCCAGAGCGCTATCCGGCAAACGAGAGAGGGAGCAATGAAGCAAGAAGGGCTTTTGACGGAGCGGTCAAAGACTGGTGACCGGTTGGAAGGGAGCTTAAAAAAGAAGGGTAAGAGGGTGTTGGTATGAACACAGATATGCTGACTGCAGTCAGTTGTTCATTTCGCTGGATCAACTGCCAGTGCTTTGAGATCAGGCTGCCAGGTGGAAAAACGATCATTACGGATCCCTGTTATGATTATCCGGAAAACCCGGACTCACCTCTTGCGGATCTGTTCCGCTTGAGAGGATTTACTACAAATGACATAGACGCCTGTGATTATATTATCTTAAATCATACACATGGCGACCATATTGCCAATCTCGGAGAATTGATCGGGCGGTACCAACGACGGCATGGACGAGCGGCTGAGAGAGCTTTGCCCCAATATTGCCCTGCGCAACAAGATCACCAACGATCTGGATGTGGAACAGGTTGCCGGAGACTGGTATCAGTTTATGGCCCAAAGCCGCGCGCAGTTTGTGATCCCCATGCATTTTGAGGTGTGGGAAAACCAGGAGCCGGGTTTTGCAAAACAAACCTTCCGGCGTGCAAATGAAAAAGCGGAGCAGTCCGGAGTGCATTGCAGGATCATGTCGCCGGAGCGGACACAGTGGTATCAGGTGTCCATGGGGATCGGTAAGTAGATATCAGAAAAGAAAAAGGATGGCGTGAGTCATCCTTTTTTAACCTTTGCCTGATAGGCCTCCCCCCAGTTCCACATCGCGTCTAAAATGGGTTTCAGGCTATGTCCTGTCTCGGTCAGGGAATATTCGACTCGCGGCGGAACTTCCGCATAGACTTTGCGGTGAACGAGACCCTGCGCTTCCATGTCCCGGAGCTGAGCAGTCAATACTTTTTGCGACACATGGCCAATAGACTTTTTTAATTCGCCAAATCGTTTCGTACCTGGCAGCAGATCCCGCAGGATGAGTATCTTCCATTTATTTTCGATCAACATCAGCGTTGTTTCTACAGGGCAGGCCGGCAATTCTGTTTTCTCCAAATCCTCACATCCCTTCCAATAGTATCTTTTTGATATCTGGGGTATAATTTTATCCTTACCATATATTTATACCCTACAACCTTATTATAAGAGTGGAAAGAGCAAAATACAAGCTCTCTAAAATCATTTTAAAAATAAAGGTAACCGTAATGAACGATGTTGTGAAGCTTTTGGAAGTTAACCCGCCCCAAGAGTACATACTGTAAGCAGATATAGAAGAAAGCCCCGTAAGCGATGCGCTTATGAGGCCTTTTCTGGTTGTAGCCATATGGTTTTGCAGAGACTGATCGTTATCCGTTCATTCTGCTTACTGCATGATCAGGTTGATATTCCGGAAGGTTACATCCGCGCCCCGTGCCACGAACATCCCCACATACACATTGCTGGAATCCAGTGCGGTCAGAGGGAAATCAAAGCCTGCGGAAACCGGCGGGTTGTCGCCGAAGATGCAGGTGTAGCCGTCTGAGGACTTGCGGATCTCCATATGGACGGTCTCGCCGGCGCTGTAGGTCTTGGTGGCAGTGGTGCCGCCGATCAGCTCGCCGTTTTTGCGGGCAAAGCAGTTCCAGGGCTGGTCGGAGGCGGACATCAGAGGACCGGCGGCAACATAGTCGCCTAAGGTGTCGTTGAGTACCGTATCCAGATAGATGTCATCCCGGACCATCAGGCCGAAGGAGTTTAAGTTGGTGTTGTTTAAGCTGTTGATGGTCACATCTGTGGTCAGGGTAAAGTTCCTGTCTGCGGGAACCGCCTGGTAGTACATGGCGATGCCGTCACTTCCCGGAGCGATCTTGCCGACCGGATAATTGCGGATGGCGGAGGAGTTTACACCCACTGCCATCTGGATGGAACCGTCGCTGTTTGGCTGCATCTGGAAATACATGTTGTTCAAATATTCATAGCCGTCTACATCTCCGAATACAGTTCCTTTCCAGTCGCCTGCAGGGGACCAGAAGGAGCTTAAGGAAGTGGGTGCGGTAAATGACCGGCCCGCGTAGTTAGGATTCAGGGAGGTGTCGGAATATACCGGCGGCTGCGGATTGGCGATCACGTAGTTTTTAAGGTCGCAGTTAGTCTGAAGCAGCTCGTCCACAATAAACCAGGCGTTGCAGGCCGCGCCGTAAAGGTTGGTGTGGGTGTTGTCGATGCTGACTTCCCTCTCGGAAGTCCATGCATGGCGGTTCTTCACGCCGTCGGCGCCCAGGCGCTCGTAGACGTCTCGGGTGCGGGCGGTTAAGTCCAGCACTGGAACACTCTTGCCAACACCCAGCTTTTTGATGGCTTTGGCATAATCGCCGCCGGAGAAATTTCCTTCTTCGTTCTTAACATCGGAGGTGATATGGCCGCTTTCACCGGTGTAGTTGTTGCCGCGGTCCCGGCGCACGATCGGAGTGCATAAGATCGGGGTGACGCCCCGTTCTCTTGCTTCCTGAATGTATTTGTCAAAGAGGTAGTTCTGGAAGGACCCGACGATGCTTACGGAACCGTTCGGGTTGGTGTAGCGTCCCAATTCCGCCCGTTCGTCATTGTGACCGAAGCCGATGATCAGGTAATCGCCCTTCTTCATGTTCTGGAGCAGGTGGCTGTACTGTACGGTGTCCAGATAGCTTTTGGAGCTGGTTCCGGATACGGCCAGGTTCTGGATATTGATACCGTTAAAATACTGGCCCAGCTGGGTGCCCCAGCCGTAGCGGGGGGAGTAGTAGGTATCGTCCTGGAAGGCCGCAGCCGTGGAGTCTCCCACGATCCACAGGGTAGGCTGGTTCTGGACGGTCCCGGTGACGCCTGTGGGGCCGCCGCTTAAAGGCGAGGGACTGGAAGGCCCCTGGCCGGACTGGTTTGTTTCAGACGGAGCCATGCCCGCCGTTACGGATGCCAGTGCGGGGACTGCGGAAAATGCGGTGGTCACTGCACAGGCGCAGCCTATCAGAAGTGCTTTGATACGGGTGAGTCTTTTCTTCATGTATGTATTCTCCTAAGCTAGATTTTAATTCCAATATTCCACATTATACATGATTGGGGTTTGATTGCCAAGCGGTTTGGGAGATCGTAAGATTTTTTTAATGAACGGCGGAGGGGAACGTCCGCAAATGGGGGCAGGGGATGAAATCGGGGACCGGAGGCGGATTGTCGTCGGCGGGAAATCCTAACTTTGTGGCAGCGGCGAAACCGGGGCGCCGGGGACAGTCGAACCGAATTCTTGATGAATTCGCTTCTCCGGTCCCCTCTCAGCCTGACGTGGTGCGTCAGGCTGAGTCCCCGGTTTTGCCGCTGCCGCAAGCTAAGGATTTCTTCGCCTCCGCAATATGCCTCCGGTCCCCGATTTCATCCCCTGCCCCCATTTGCGGACTGTGCCCTGGCGGCCGCTGGGAAGGAAGGGCAAAACCTAAGAGCAAAAACTTAAAAGCAGAGTTTGATTGGTTTAATGTTTTAGGCGTTCTAAGTCGGTGTAGAACTCTGGGTAGGAGATGTTGACGCATTCGGCGCCCAGGATCTCGGTTTCGCCGTCGGCGAGGCAGGCGGTGACGGCGAAGGTCATGGCGATGCGGTGGTCCAGTTTGCTGTCGATGACGGCGCCGTGGAGTGGTTTGCCGCCGTGGATGATCATGCCGTCTTCGGTTTCTTCTACGTCGGCGCCCATGGCGTTTAGGTTGCGGACCATGACTTCGATGCGGTTGGATTCTTTGACTTTTAGCTCGGCGGCGTCGCGGATGATCGTGTCGCCTTCTGCGAAACAGGCCATGGCGGCGATCATGGGCAGCTCGTCGATCAAGGTGGGGATGATGGGGCCGCTTATGACTGTGCCGTGGAGGGCGCTGCTGCGGACCAGGAGGTCGGCGGTCGGTTCTCCGTCGGATCTGGGGTTTAGCAGCGTGATGTTGGCGCCCATGTCGCGGCATACGTGAAGGATGCCGTCACGGGTCGGGTTGATGCCTACGCCCTGGATCAGGATCTCGGAGCCTGGGATCAGAAGGCCGGCGGCTATGAAGAAGGCGGCGGAGGAGATGTCGCCTGGGATCATGATCTGCTGGCCGTATAGTTCGGAGGCTGGGCGGATGATGGCTGTGGTGCCTTCGGTGCGGACGTCTGCGCCGAAACGGGAGAGCATCAGCTCTGTGTGGTTTCGGGAGATGTAGGGTTCGGTTACCCTGGTGTCGCCGTCGGCGTAGAGACCGGCCAGGAGAATAGCTGATTTGACCTGGGCGGAGGCTACGGGTGACTGGTAGTGGATGCCGTGGAGGGGGCTTCCTGTTATCTCAAGGGGGGCGCAGCCATTTCCGCGTAAGCTGCGGATCTGGGCGCCCATCTGGGCGAGTGGGTCTATGATCCGTTTCATGGGGCGCTTCTGGATGGAAGCGTCACCGGTCAGGGTTACGGTGAAATCCTGGGCCGCCAGGATGCCGGAGATCAGTCTTGTGGTGGTGCCGCTGTTGCCGCAGTCTAAGGTGGAATGCGGTTTTTTTAAGCCGTGAAGGCCGTTTCCGTGTATCAGGACGGCGGAGCCGTTATTTTCTATCTCGACGCCCATGCTGCGGAAGCAGGATATGGTGGAAAGGCAGTCTGCACCCTGTAAAAAATGATGGATCTCCGTGGTGCCTTTGGCGATGGAGCCAAACATGACGCTCCGGTGGGAGACGGATTTGTCGCCGGGAATGGTGATCTCTCCTCTGAGAGCACTGCATTTGCTGAATTTCATGTGGTTGTCCTCCTGGTCCTACTGGGTCTTTATTAGTTCGTAGTTGTATTTTTTGAGCTGCTCCCATGCCTGGTTCATGGCCTGTTCGTCGTAGAAGGTGATCCTCAGGGCCCCTTCCCCGTGCTCGCGGTTGTGGTTGATGCCGATGTTGCAGATGCTGATTCCCCGTGCGCTTAAGATGCAGGACAGGGTGGAGATGCCGCCCGGCTCGTCCACGATGTCTACAGTGAAGGAGTAATCCGGCGTCACGGAGCCGCGGGTGGCATCGGAGATGGAACTGCGGTAGGCCCGGGAGGTGTCAAACAGGCTGTGGACGGCGGAGCTGTCCCTGTTTTGCAGGTCGTTGTAAATCTGCTGCAGGGAGGATATGTAGGCTTCGAGCATCTGAAGGATATTGTCGGTGTTGGTCATGCAGATCTGCTCCCATACCTCAGGGGAGGAGGAGGCGATCCGCGTGATGTCCTTAAAACCGCCTGCCGCAAGGCGTTTCATCAGGCCCTCCTGGTTGTCGCAGTCTTTTACCAGGTTTACCAGGCTGGATGCGATCAGGTGGGGCAGATGGCTGATGGCTGCCGTGATCCGGTCATGCTCCCGGTAGTCTAAAACGATCGGGATGGAGCCAGTCAGCTTTGCCACGGCTACCATGCGCTCTGTGTCTGCCTCGCAGGTCTTTGCGGTCGGGGTGATGATGTAGTAGGCGTTTTCCAGAAGGTGGTCGGTGGCGTTTTCATAGCCGGTCTTCTCGGAACCGGCCATGGGATGGCCGCCGATAAACACATCCTCCATGCCAAGGTCTGTTACTACCTGATGGATGTTGGTCTTGGTGCTGCCCACGTCTGTAAGGATGGCGCCAGGTTTTAAGTATGGGCGGATAGAGGATAAGTACTGGGCATTGTATTCCACCGGGGTGCATAAAAAAATAATATCACATTCCAGGAGCTCCGCCCCCACGCCGTCCAGGATCACATCCACGATACCGTCCTGGTGTGCCTGCTCAAGCTTGGAGCGGGTGCGCATATAGGCAAGGATCTTCGCGTCCGGGCAGGAGCGCCGGATCCCTTTTGCGATCGAGCCGCCGATCAGCCCGAAACCGATAAAGCCAAAGGTAGAATCTTTCACAGTAAATTCCTCCGTTGTAATCACTATAATAACTGGTATTTTACCCTATGGGGACGGGGGTGTCAATACTTCAATACGTTACACTTCGACGCTTTAAAGTGAATGAATAAAATAATTTGTGCAAATCGTCTGTTTTGCTTGAAATTTTCTAACTTTTTTAGTAAAATGTCATCATAAGACTAATTTTGAAGCACAGGAGGGAATTTTATGAACGTTTATGGAACAAACAAGATCCGTAACGTCGTGTTGCTCGGTCATGGCGGGGCGGGTAAGACGACGGTTGCAGAGGCGCTGGCACTGGTAACCGGAGTCACCAAACGTATGGGCAAGGTCACGGATGGCAATACCATCAGCGATTTTGACAAAGAAGAGATCAAACGTCAGTTTTCCATCTCCACCTCTCTGATTCCGTTAGAGTACGAGGGCGATGACGGTATGATGAAGATTAACATCCTGGATACGCCGGGATATTTCGATTTTGTCGGTGAAGTGGAGGAGGCGGTCAGCGTGGCCGATGCCGCTATCATCGTTGTGAACTGTAAGGCAGGCATTGAGGTAGGCACAGAGAAGGCATGGGAGATGTGCGATAAGCTGAAACTGCCCCGTATCATTTTTGTCACCAATATGGATGACGACCATGCAAGCTACAGGGAGCTGGTGCTGAAGCTGGAGAGAAGATTCGGAAGAAGCGTAGCGCCGTTCCAGCTGCCGATCCGTGAGAATGAAAAGTTTGTCGGGTACGTAAACGTGGTCAAGATGGCCGGCAGACGTTTCACCAATCTGAGTGATTACGAAGAATGTGAGATTCCCGAGTACTCCATGAAGAACTTAGGCATTGCAAGAGACGCGCTGTTAGAGGCGGTGGCTGAGACCAGCGAGGAGTATATGGAGCGCTATTTCTCAGGGGAGGAGTTTACCCAGGAGGAGATCCAGGGCGCGCTTCGGGAACATGTGATAGATGGATCGATCGTCCCGGTGCTGATGGGTTCCGGTATCAACTGCCAGGGCTTCAAGACCCTGTTACAGGTGATCGACCGTTATCTGCCCACCCCGGATAAGTTTGAGTGTATCGGTGTGGACGTATCTACAGGCGAGCGTTTTACCGCCAGGTACAACGACGAGGTGTCCTTATCCGCCAGAGTGTTTAAGACCATTGTGGACCCGTTTATCGGCAAATACTCCATGATGAAGATCTGTACCGGTATCTTAAAGCCGGACAGCACGATCTACAATGTCAACAAGGATGCTGAGGAGAAGGTCGGCAAGGTTTACTTACTCCGCGGCAAGGATGTGATCGAGGTTCCGGAGCTGAGAGCCGGGGATATCGGCGCTGTGGCAAAGCTTAACGTGACCCAGACCGGCGATACCATTGCGCTCAGAAGCGCACCGATCGTTTACCACAAGCCGGAGATCTCCACGCCTTATACCTATATGAGATATAAGACCGTGACCAAGGGAGACGAGGATAAGGTGTCCACCGCGCTTGCGAAGCTGACCGAGGAAGATTTGACCTTAAAGCCGGTCAACGACAAAGAGAACCGTCAGCTTCTTCTGTACGGCATCGGCGACCAGCAGCTTGAGGTTGTGGTCAGCAAGCTTCTGAACCGTTACAAAGTAGAGGTAGAACTGAGCAAGCCGAAGTTTGCATTCCGTGAGACCATCCGCAAGAAAGTGGAGGTTCAGGGTAAGTACAAGAAGCAGTCCGGCGGACACGGGCAGTACGGGGATGTCAAGATGTCCTTTGAGCCGTCCGGCGATCTGGAGAAACCGTACATATTTGAGGAGCGCGTATTCGGCGGGGCAGTTCCGAGAAACTACTTCCCGGCGGTTGAGAAGGGCGTGCAGGAGAGCTGCGTGAAGGGTCCGCTTGCGGCATATCCGGTGGTAGGCGTGAAGGCAACCCTGCTGGATGGTTCCTATCATCCGGTGGATTCCTCTGAGATGGCGTTTAAGACAGCTTCCATGATGGCGTTTAAGAAAGGCTTTATGGATGCCAATCCTGTGCTCTTAGAGCCGATCGCATCCCTGAAGGTGACAGTTCCGGATAAGTTCACCGGTGATATTATGGGCGATTTGAACCGCAGGCGCGGCCGCGTGCTGGGAATGAATTCCAACCATAACGGCAAGCAGGTGATCGAGGCGGATATCCCCATGTCCGAGCTGTACGGATACAATACAGATCTGCGTTCCATGACCGGCGGCATCGGTACGTATGAGTACGAGTTTGCACGTTATGAGCAGGCTCCTGGCGATATCGTGAAGAAGGAAGTGGAAGCGAGAGCGTCCAAGGTAGACAAATTAGATGTTTAATGATATGATGAATTAAGGTTTTACAGTGAGAGAAGCAGGTGTATGCCTGCTTCTTTTTCTAAAGATACGGCAGAAAACGATACAGGATGCAGACATGATTGAGGAGAACGATGAGCGAGAGAAAATATTTTTCCAGGATAGGCTGGGTTTATGCGGTTTATATTCTTGTGACGATTGGGGCGCAATTAGGGATCGGCGCGCTGATAGCACGGTTTCAGGATATCCTTCCTATGTGGATCTATGATGGGAACATGCTGCTTTTATTGTCCCAGGCGGTCATGTACGTCATAGCATTTCCGGTATTTGCGCTGATGATGAGGCGGATCCCGCCATGCCGGATGACCGAGCCGAAGACCATAGAATTTAAGCGGTTCCTGGTCCTTCTGGTTGTCTGTTTCGGTGCTGTCTATATTGGCAATATGGTAGGCACAGGCCTTATGAAGATTGTGGAGATCCTGACGGGGACGAAGAATATCAATCCGGTGGACGACCTCCTGGGCGAGATGAACCTGGCTGCGGTGGGGCTGACTACTGTCATCATTGCACCGGTCATGGAGGAACTGATGTTTCGGAAGTATCTGGTGGACAGGCTGGTCCCCTATGGACAGAAGACCGCCGTGGTCATGTCCGGGCTGGCGTTTGCCCTGTTCCATGGAAACTTTTACCATTTTTTCTACGCAGCGGTCCTGGGTATGATATTTGCGTACATATACAGCAGTACCGGGAAGCTCCGGTATACCATTATCCTGCACATGATCATCAACTTTGTGGGCGGGGTCCTGGTCCTGCTCCTGTCGCGGGGGATCGACAGAGGGATCTCTGCGGCATATACCTTATCGACATTTCTGGGGATCTTCTGCCTGGTGAGTATCATCGCGGCAGTGGTGCTCACCTGTGTTTATTTTAGGCGCCTTTCCTGGTTTAAAGGCTGGGAGGAGACGGAGCGAGGCGTGGTGCTCACAGTCCTTAGCGCGCCGGGGATGTGGGCGTTCATGGCAGCAGGGATATTATTGTTTCTGCTGGGATAACAGGAATCGTCTGCGCTGGTGCTGGTGTTTTAGCTTGAAACAGGGCGCCTGATCCTAAGACGGTAATGAGAGCCGGATTTACAAAAAATATTGGGATAATTCGGCTGTGCATTTTGTAGAAAAGGATATGTAAAAGATTATTTATGGGGAGCCTTACAGCTCCCCGGTCAAAAACATCGTAAAGTTGGCAGTCGCCACAAGCTTTCCATCCTCGTTAGTAATATTCACCTGGTTCACCACGGTCCGCCTTCCTTTGTGGATCGCATTGGCCTCAATATAGATGGTCCCCTCGGAAATCCCCCGCAAAAACTGGATACTGCTGCACTGGGTCACATTGGCAACCCCGTAGGCGTAGGCCGCCATTCCTGCCGCCGTATCACACAGGGCGAAGATCGCGCCTCCGTGCAGATTGCCATAGAGATTTAAAACGCCCTTTGGGATCGTGAATGCAAGCCGGGAATGTCCCGGCGAGATCTCCAGGATCTGTGTTGTCTCAAGTCCGTCCAGGGACTGGACGTGGCGGCGGATGCCTTCCATAATCGATTCATTGATGTTGCTGTTATTGATATTGTCCAAGGTTTTTGTCTCCTTTTTGTCAAAATTATATCATGAATAATCCCGATAAATACAATATCCTGCAAATCCTGCATATTCTACCGAAATATAGTAAAGTCAAAGCATAGCTGCAAAACCCCTGAATTTTAGGCAATATTACGGGATCGCGAATGGAATATCTGTACTATATTACCATAAACGAGCGCATCTTACAATGGATGAGGCCAATTATAGAAAGAACCTATCAATCATGCACAAAACTCATGTGAGCGCCGATTGGATATTTCCGGCGTGGTCATTTATAATAAAACCATCGAGATTGTAAAAAAAATAACAAGAATACAATCCATAAGAAAGAAGGAGGTTCACCAGATGAGCAAATTATCAAAAGAACAGTTCCAGGCATATTTAAAGCAGATCAGGGAGCTGGCAGAAGGGCCGCTTGAGGAGATCCAGAAGGAAGTGGAAGTGACCAACAAATTCCCGCAGGAGTTCTACGACCTGGCGATTCAGAATGATCTATACCGCTGCGCGCTGCCGGAGCAGTACGGCGGTTACGGATTGTCCGAACTTGAGATCTTACAGGTACAGGAGGAGTTCTCCAGAGGACCGGGCGGCATGAGAATGCACCTGCACTACGCAATGGATCTAAACTGGAGAATCCTGGATGACTACGGCAATGAAGAATTGAAGAAAGAGTACATGCCGAAATTCCAGGATAAGAGCGTATTCACCTGCTTCGCCCTGACTGAGGCGACCGGCGGTACCGGCGCAGACTTACACTGCATGGCTCTGCGCGATGGCGACGACTATGTGTTAAACGGTGAGAAGACCCTGATCTCCCACACCGACTGCTGCGAATTTGCATATGTGATCGCAGTGACCAACCCGGATTCCGATAA
This portion of the Clostridium sp. AN503 genome encodes:
- a CDS encoding elongation factor G, whose product is MNVYGTNKIRNVVLLGHGGAGKTTVAEALALVTGVTKRMGKVTDGNTISDFDKEEIKRQFSISTSLIPLEYEGDDGMMKINILDTPGYFDFVGEVEEAVSVADAAIIVVNCKAGIEVGTEKAWEMCDKLKLPRIIFVTNMDDDHASYRELVLKLERRFGRSVAPFQLPIRENEKFVGYVNVVKMAGRRFTNLSDYEECEIPEYSMKNLGIARDALLEAVAETSEEYMERYFSGEEFTQEEIQGALREHVIDGSIVPVLMGSGINCQGFKTLLQVIDRYLPTPDKFECIGVDVSTGERFTARYNDEVSLSARVFKTIVDPFIGKYSMMKICTGILKPDSTIYNVNKDAEEKVGKVYLLRGKDVIEVPELRAGDIGAVAKLNVTQTGDTIALRSAPIVYHKPEISTPYTYMRYKTVTKGDEDKVSTALAKLTEEDLTLKPVNDKENRQLLLYGIGDQQLEVVVSKLLNRYKVEVELSKPKFAFRETIRKKVEVQGKYKKQSGGHGQYGDVKMSFEPSGDLEKPYIFEERVFGGAVPRNYFPAVEKGVQESCVKGPLAAYPVVGVKATLLDGSYHPVDSSEMAFKTASMMAFKKGFMDANPVLLEPIASLKVTVPDKFTGDIMGDLNRRRGRVLGMNSNHNGKQVIEADIPMSELYGYNTDLRSMTGGIGTYEYEFARYEQAPGDIVKKEVEARASKVDKLDV
- a CDS encoding PaaI family thioesterase — protein: MDNINNSNINESIMEGIRRHVQSLDGLETTQILEISPGHSRLAFTIPKGVLNLYGNLHGGAIFALCDTAAGMAAYAYGVANVTQCSSIQFLRGISEGTIYIEANAIHKGRRTVVNQVNITNEDGKLVATANFTMFLTGEL
- a CDS encoding CPBP family intramembrane glutamic endopeptidase, with amino-acid sequence MSERKYFSRIGWVYAVYILVTIGAQLGIGALIARFQDILPMWIYDGNMLLLLSQAVMYVIAFPVFALMMRRIPPCRMTEPKTIEFKRFLVLLVVCFGAVYIGNMVGTGLMKIVEILTGTKNINPVDDLLGEMNLAAVGLTTVIIAPVMEELMFRKYLVDRLVPYGQKTAVVMSGLAFALFHGNFYHFFYAAVLGMIFAYIYSSTGKLRYTIILHMIINFVGGVLVLLLSRGIDRGISAAYTLSTFLGIFCLVSIIAAVVLTCVYFRRLSWFKGWEETERGVVLTVLSAPGMWAFMAAGILLFLLG